CCTTTTGATTGCtaacaagaagaagattttaataaaaaatctgAGTAACAGCAGCAAGAGACTGATTTAAATGCTTACCCAGAGGACGGCAATCATATCGGAGTCGGACAATTTATCGGGTCCTTGGAGCGAAAGCAAGACGTCAACAAAGTCAGGGGCCTTTTCGTCTTTTCCGGCTTCGACGCCGGTTCGGTGTTCAGAAATGATTCGGGAGACGAACCGGTTCACTCTGGGGACGAGATTGGAGCATCTGAACCGGATTTTTTGGGCATCAAAATCAGCCAACCAAGGAAGATGATCGGACCAATTTAACATACCCAACAAATCGTACCCTTCATCGACCAACCCTTTGAGCTCTTCGACCTCATTGTTCATGGAGGCCCCAAATTCAAGCTCGTATTTTCGCCCAAAAACAGAGCACATCATGTTGTTGAGCGAAGCCCTCTTGACCACTTCACGAATGGCCAGTTTCTCCTTGTGGGTCCCAAACATTGCCACCATTTGAGAAGCTATCTCGCGCCGCTGGACCTCAGAGTTCTTGATTTGCTTAGGGGAGAAGAGATGGGCGGCGGAGATTCGACGCAGGGTGCGCCAGTAGACGCCGTACGGAGCGAACCCGATGGCCCGGTTGAACATCAGGCTGTAGGCGGACTCTTTGACAGGGCGGTCGGCGAAGACGGAGCTGTTGAGAATCTCACGTGCCACGTCGGGCTGGCACGTGACGACTACTCTGGTTTGGCCGAGGGAGAAGGCCATGAGGCGTTTGGCGTTGCAGGAGCGGGCCATGGCGGCGATTTTGCGGTGGGCCAGGGAGGTCATGAGGGCCATGCTGCCGATGAGAGGCAGGCCTCTGGGGCCGGGAATTACGGGCTTGGTTTTTGAAGATTTTAGCAGCAATGGAATGATGTTTTTGAAGTTGCGACCCCAAGCTGGGCCGCCAGGGTGAGACCAGTAGATGAAGGTCATGGCAAGGCATGTCAGAGCTACGAGCAGAAGCGTGCATGCAATGCTTTCTGCAGAGAAGGCTCGGAATGATTTGGAGGCTAGGGCAAAAACCCAGAGGTTTTCAATGTCTGTTTTCATGGTGgagagtagagagagagagtgggttttggtttggaaatgagagtgagagagagagagaggggtgggttttgagtttgaacCAAAAATAAGCTGAAGAATGGGGCAATATATAGGGGAAGATATGAGATACGGTGCATAGATTTTTGGCAGCTTGCGctacaaaacaaacccaaacaaaaaatatatataaaaaagaaaaagaaaaatacaaaagaaattgggaaaattggaaaagaaaaccGTTATACTCAAGACTCTCAATGGTTGGGGCGTATAACTGAAAcaactttgtatttttcattttcttttaaccttttttttataatttttttatagatgCGCCGCCAGATGTGCACGAAGTGTGGATTGGGGGTGGGGGCGCGGGTATGATTGTCATTTTAGTTCTGTATAGTGGAATACGATTGGCAGAATTTGCAAATTGAAGTGGGTCTTCGGAGTAAATTTAACTATATgctaaattgaaaataaattgaaaatgtttAAAAATGTACAGGAATCCTAGATTGATTGGGTTGGGAAGAGATGTGTCCGAATGTACCAAGTAGTTATGTGCTAAAGTCGACCCTAACCACTGTTTTAAAACCCATTTCACCATAAATTAGTAACATATCATTATCCTCtcacaatataattttgatttatttgaaaattcatCCATAATGGTGTTTTAAACGGCCAATTTGATATTATAAGAACTTCCATGTTTTCATTATGCACTCATTTCCTTGTTTTTGTCCCTTTCAATTTCTTCGGGCAGTACAAGTACAAACATGGGAATGAAAAACTACGTAATAGAATTTATATACGGTACTCTATGCAATACAATTAcaataaattaaagttattGAACTGTACCATTGCAAGTAAAATTGTTGTTCAATTCAATGGATGCAATTGGTGATAGCCTTTGTCTAGATATTCCTCGTTTTGAGACTTCGATCTAATTTTACCCGGTTATCAAATTTTTTCACTAATTACGATTATATTTTACcatttaaaatgttttaaaatgtgttttaattaaaatattcgtGTGCTCTACGCTCCCACGTCAACCCTTttcatcccatttttggcgGTTTAATATTTTGACCCCTCCGCTtgtaaataattaaacaaatgtAACAGAATTGtaaaaagaattcaaattacatATTGGCGTCAATTGTATAGATTTAGAAAActgaaataaaaaaggcaaataaATAGAGCGTGATAAGAACTAGACATGACATGCGCAGCAGCGCAGGTGAGGCAGACACTTTGGCCGGGAGGCCTCGACAAGGGAAGCATGGCAGCCGTTATTTTCAGGTTGCGCGGTCGGACACGTGGCGGCTTTTGGCGGTACGTTGTTCGGCGAGGGCGTTTGGATGCACATGAAGGCCCATGCATGCATAGGAGGGAAAATCTTTTGGTGCGACGGGCGCATGCAGCGAAACTGGTGGGATCTGATCCGATGCACTGTCTTTAGGCGTGTATGCAAAAAGAGAATGGCCTGTTGATATCTCAGAGGTTCCTC
The Prunus dulcis chromosome 2, ALMONDv2, whole genome shotgun sequence DNA segment above includes these coding regions:
- the LOC117618712 gene encoding cytochrome P450 78A9-like, whose product is MKTDIENLWVFALASKSFRAFSAESIACTLLLVALTCLAMTFIYWSHPGGPAWGRNFKNIIPLLLKSSKTKPVIPGPRGLPLIGSMALMTSLAHRKIAAMARSCNAKRLMAFSLGQTRVVVTCQPDVAREILNSSVFADRPVKESAYSLMFNRAIGFAPYGVYWRTLRRISAAHLFSPKQIKNSEVQRREIASQMVAMFGTHKEKLAIREVVKRASLNNMMCSVFGRKYELEFGASMNNEVEELKGLVDEGYDLLGMLNWSDHLPWLADFDAQKIRFRCSNLVPRVNRFVSRIISEHRTGVEAGKDEKAPDFVDVLLSLQGPDKLSDSDMIAVLWEMIFRGTDTVAVLIEWIMARMVLHPDVQSTVHDELDKVVGRSRAVNESDISELVYLTAVVKEVLRLHPPGPLLSWSRLAITDTTIDGYHVPIGTTAMVNMWAISRDPEVWVDPLEFKPDRFVARDGELEFSVFGSDLRLAPFGSGRRTCPGKALGLTTVTYWVASLLHEYEWLPLDENAVDLSEVLRLSCEMAKPLVAKVLPRRSGVKPSSAQ